The proteins below come from a single Acaryochloris sp. CCMEE 5410 genomic window:
- a CDS encoding YdcF family protein: MLKIHRKTRKYTIIFLLGLCAALISIIPIRLTIAAWQAPSPQAILVLGGNPDREKSAAQIAQFENHLDIWISSGTKPEKALSFFQALGIERSRVHLDYQATDTVTNFTTLVPKFKQRRIQHIYVITSNDHMPRAKAIASIVLGSQGITFTPVYVPTNNEQEPIYKVLRDSGRSLIWVFTGFSGA; encoded by the coding sequence ATGCTTAAAATCCACCGCAAGACTAGAAAATATACCATCATATTTCTTCTGGGGCTCTGCGCTGCTTTGATCAGCATTATCCCCATTCGGCTTACAATCGCAGCTTGGCAAGCTCCAAGTCCCCAAGCCATTTTGGTTTTGGGTGGAAATCCAGATCGAGAAAAAAGTGCCGCCCAAATTGCTCAATTCGAAAACCATCTCGATATTTGGATCTCTAGTGGCACTAAGCCTGAAAAAGCGTTATCGTTTTTTCAGGCTTTAGGGATTGAACGCTCGAGAGTGCATTTGGATTATCAAGCAACTGATACTGTCACTAACTTTACGACGTTAGTTCCTAAATTTAAGCAGCGTCGAATTCAACACATTTATGTCATTACATCTAATGACCATATGCCAAGAGCCAAAGCTATTGCTTCCATAGTTTTAGGCAGTCAAGGTATAACCTTTACCCCCGTTTATGTTCCTACAAACAATGAACAAGAACCGATTTATAAAGTCCTAAGGGATAGCGGAAGATCCTTAATTTGGGTCTTTACTGGATTTTCAGGAGCTTAG
- a CDS encoding polysaccharide biosynthesis tyrosine autokinase has product MTHTPVVMESSQQSDFIKYWLMVRRRWLPASLTFLVVLVISLFRVYQEEPKYIASGQLKFEEGQRSSELIGLDSAINENERGQSSMQWQRSLDTEVLSMSSPEQLIKVLEKIGDPRIQPSLGEMQENLRIVQLDETNVVAIRYSANKPELSAAVVNQIMQQYVDENLEKNRASTLAAIDFINRQLPEVKQRVFRSDSALRRFKETYQINDLDSAKEANAKAQNDLQVTLDQTHRQLSETQAQQQKLQSLLGLDPQQALLTITTSHASITKSHEEVEKQIAEARSNFHPDHPVIQELVERQVQLQALLKQKAEESTQSTSQLSLVGNQQHDLRAQLIQLEIKRRGLEQQLATFRNQLSRYNLQAKTLPQLEQQQNDLERNAKAAASTYQNLLEQIQELKVTANQATPTVKILQNATRPEPTRTTYMSAGMRGGMAGLLLAASIVYLLERVDRKLKSKEDIRQIYPYRILGEIPTFAEAEGEYSKLPTLANPASHVSEAYRMLQASLKFLSLELSPRIIMVTSAITQEGKSTTCANLAASLSQMNHRVLLIDADVRLASQHHIWELKNQEGLTHILLRNNVVEQHSLPTHRVSKGLDVITAGRISSNPLPMLESEEFSAFVQGQLDTYDYVLIDSPPLVSVADPLVIGKIADGIVLVARPEHLERELAQKANELLTQSNLIVLGTVINGVIDSNEPHSYYSYYGRYTDQVHSSSNGLVKQLTELHH; this is encoded by the coding sequence ATGACTCACACTCCCGTTGTGATGGAAAGTTCACAACAATCTGACTTTATTAAATATTGGTTGATGGTTAGGCGACGGTGGTTGCCAGCAAGCCTAACCTTTCTCGTTGTTTTGGTTATATCGCTTTTTCGTGTTTATCAAGAAGAGCCCAAGTATATTGCTTCGGGCCAGCTTAAGTTCGAAGAAGGTCAGCGCAGCTCTGAACTAATTGGTTTGGATTCGGCTATCAATGAAAACGAACGTGGCCAATCTTCCATGCAGTGGCAACGTTCCTTGGATACAGAAGTGTTGTCGATGTCTTCCCCTGAACAACTGATTAAAGTACTAGAGAAGATTGGTGATCCTAGAATACAACCAAGTCTTGGTGAGATGCAGGAGAATTTAAGGATTGTACAGTTAGATGAAACTAACGTTGTTGCAATCCGTTACTCTGCAAACAAGCCTGAGCTTTCTGCAGCTGTGGTTAACCAAATTATGCAGCAGTATGTGGATGAAAACTTGGAGAAAAATCGGGCTTCTACGTTAGCCGCAATTGACTTTATTAACAGACAACTTCCTGAAGTTAAACAACGGGTTTTCAGATCTGATTCAGCTTTACGGCGATTTAAGGAGACCTATCAAATAAACGACTTGGATAGTGCCAAAGAAGCAAATGCCAAAGCACAAAATGATCTGCAAGTTACCTTAGATCAAACTCATCGACAGTTATCGGAGACGCAAGCCCAGCAACAAAAATTACAAAGCTTGCTAGGGCTCGATCCTCAACAAGCATTGCTTACAATTACTACCAGCCATGCTAGCATCACCAAAAGTCATGAAGAAGTTGAAAAGCAGATCGCTGAAGCCCGTTCCAACTTTCATCCAGATCACCCGGTAATCCAGGAGCTGGTAGAACGTCAAGTGCAACTGCAAGCGTTATTAAAGCAGAAAGCTGAAGAATCTACTCAATCCACATCACAGCTTAGTCTTGTTGGAAATCAACAACATGACTTGCGCGCCCAGTTGATTCAATTAGAAATTAAACGGCGAGGGCTAGAGCAGCAATTAGCCACCTTTAGAAACCAACTCTCTCGATACAATCTGCAGGCTAAAACGCTCCCGCAACTGGAACAGCAACAAAATGATCTAGAACGCAATGCTAAAGCGGCTGCATCAACCTACCAAAATTTACTGGAGCAAATCCAAGAGCTAAAAGTGACAGCGAATCAAGCCACGCCAACGGTCAAGATTTTGCAGAACGCAACCCGTCCCGAACCGACTCGAACAACCTATATGTCTGCAGGTATGAGAGGGGGGATGGCAGGTCTGTTACTCGCGGCTAGTATCGTGTACCTACTAGAGCGAGTCGATCGCAAGCTTAAGTCCAAAGAGGATATTCGACAAATTTATCCTTACCGAATTTTGGGTGAGATCCCCACCTTTGCAGAAGCGGAAGGAGAATATTCCAAACTCCCGACTCTGGCGAATCCTGCATCTCATGTGAGCGAAGCATACCGAATGCTGCAGGCCAGTCTCAAGTTTTTGAGTTTAGAATTGTCGCCCCGCATCATTATGGTAACTAGTGCCATTACTCAAGAAGGGAAAAGCACAACATGCGCCAACCTGGCTGCGTCTTTATCCCAAATGAATCATCGAGTCTTGTTGATTGATGCTGATGTTCGCCTGGCTTCACAACACCATATTTGGGAGTTGAAGAACCAAGAAGGTTTAACGCATATTCTTTTAAGGAATAACGTAGTTGAGCAGCATTCACTCCCTACCCATCGCGTATCAAAAGGGTTAGATGTTATTACGGCAGGGCGGATTTCATCAAATCCATTACCCATGCTGGAATCTGAGGAATTTTCTGCTTTTGTGCAAGGACAACTGGATACATATGATTATGTTCTGATTGACTCTCCACCATTAGTTTCTGTTGCTGACCCATTAGTGATTGGCAAAATTGCAGATGGAATTGTTTTGGTCGCCCGCCCGGAACACTTAGAACGTGAACTTGCCCAAAAGGCGAATGAATTATTGACGCAATCTAATTTAATCGTTTTAGGAACTGTAATTAACGGTGTGATAGATAGCAATGAACCTCATTCCTACTATTCCTACTATGGACGCTATACAGACCAAGTACACTCTTCAAGCAATGGTTTAGTGAAGCAACTCACTGAATTACACCATTAG
- a CDS encoding NAD-dependent epimerase, with the protein MQVLVTGAAGFIGYHLSQRLLQDGVQVMGIDNLNDYYAVDLKKSRLAELEPNHNFKFQCLDLSDRKGMETLFESNIFDGVIHLAAQAGVRYSLDNPHAYVDSNLVGFLHILEGCRQSKISHLVYASSSSVYGANKKVPFSVADNVDHPVSLYAATKKSNELMAHSYSHLYQIPITGLRFFTVYGPWGRPDMAYFKFVDAIANNKSIDVYNHGKMQRDFTYIDDVVEGIVRVLHQPPNPDTTTPPYKLYNIGNNQPVTLMRFIEVIETAMGKTADKNFLPMQPGDVPATYADVDALMNDVGFQPKTPIEDGIQKFVTWYRDYYH; encoded by the coding sequence ATGCAAGTTCTGGTTACAGGTGCGGCTGGTTTCATTGGTTATCACTTATCCCAGCGTCTCTTGCAAGATGGTGTTCAAGTCATGGGGATTGATAATCTCAATGACTACTATGCCGTCGATCTGAAGAAGTCTCGCCTAGCCGAGCTGGAGCCGAATCACAACTTTAAATTCCAATGTTTAGATCTCAGCGATCGCAAGGGCATGGAAACCCTGTTTGAGAGCAATATCTTTGATGGGGTGATTCATTTGGCTGCCCAGGCTGGGGTTCGCTATTCTCTAGACAACCCTCATGCCTATGTAGACAGTAATCTGGTGGGCTTCCTTCATATCCTTGAAGGCTGTCGCCAAAGCAAAATATCTCACTTGGTTTATGCGTCTTCTAGCTCAGTCTATGGTGCCAATAAAAAAGTCCCTTTTTCCGTCGCTGATAATGTGGACCATCCCGTTTCTTTGTATGCCGCCACTAAGAAATCGAATGAGTTAATGGCCCATTCCTACAGCCATCTATATCAAATACCAATCACCGGACTGCGGTTCTTTACGGTATATGGTCCTTGGGGACGACCGGATATGGCCTATTTCAAGTTTGTGGATGCCATAGCAAACAACAAATCCATCGATGTCTACAACCACGGAAAAATGCAGCGAGATTTTACCTATATCGATGATGTCGTCGAAGGGATTGTCCGAGTTCTCCATCAGCCTCCTAATCCAGACACCACAACCCCTCCCTACAAGCTCTATAACATTGGCAATAACCAGCCCGTAACCCTGATGCGCTTTATTGAAGTGATTGAAACCGCCATGGGCAAAACGGCGGACAAGAACTTTTTACCGATGCAACCGGGGGATGTCCCGGCAACCTATGCAGATGTAGATGCCTTAATGAATGACGTGGGCTTTCAACCCAAAACCCCAATTGAAGATGGGATTCAAAAATTTGTAACTTGGTACCGCGACTATTATCATTGA
- a CDS encoding RNA-guided endonuclease TnpB family protein — MLNMTWEFKLKPTVEQVAEIERTLSVCRKVWNYALAERKDWLNSRKSPVNACSLHREYILPADQPFPNYVKQAKALTQAKQQIPELKSVNAQMLQQTLRQLEVAWEAWLLKRAGLPRFKNQARMRSFVFPQMLRNPISDQGIKLPQLGWVKVRWSRDIPDICLIKQARVVRKASGYFVLLSLQADVDIPEVPFQGHPTGIDVGLEYFLSTSDGLQVKRPRFFNPLHRKLQLLQRRLKTKQKGSANRSKLLQKIARVHQRIADTRKDWHFKLAHQLCDRADALFVEDLDFRIMAKGMLGKHTLDAGLGQFTNQILPWVCFKRDVYYAKVDPRGTSQECPDCGAEVKKDLSVRISHCLECGSIKPRDIAAAQVICTRGQRGIENACGVEVTGSSVLNSSQLALKQEIFGAIRGISSHTVRLAG; from the coding sequence ATGCTCAATATGACGTGGGAATTCAAGCTAAAACCAACTGTAGAGCAAGTTGCAGAAATTGAGCGCACATTATCCGTGTGTCGCAAAGTCTGGAATTATGCCCTAGCAGAGCGTAAAGACTGGCTGAATTCTCGCAAGTCTCCCGTGAACGCTTGCTCCCTCCATCGGGAATATATATTGCCTGCTGATCAGCCGTTTCCTAATTATGTGAAACAGGCCAAAGCGCTTACTCAAGCTAAACAGCAAATACCTGAACTAAAGTCTGTCAATGCTCAAATGTTGCAACAGACCTTAAGGCAGTTGGAAGTTGCTTGGGAAGCATGGCTGTTGAAACGAGCAGGGTTGCCTCGATTTAAGAACCAAGCCAGAATGCGTAGCTTTGTCTTTCCCCAGATGCTGAGGAATCCCATCAGCGATCAAGGGATCAAGCTTCCACAGCTGGGCTGGGTAAAGGTGAGGTGGTCGAGAGACATTCCTGATATCTGTTTAATCAAGCAGGCCAGGGTTGTCCGCAAAGCTTCAGGGTACTTTGTCCTGTTGAGCTTACAAGCCGATGTCGATATTCCAGAGGTGCCCTTTCAAGGGCATCCCACTGGAATTGATGTGGGCTTGGAGTATTTTCTGTCAACATCAGATGGACTCCAGGTGAAGCGTCCTCGCTTTTTCAATCCGTTACACCGCAAGCTGCAATTGCTGCAACGTCGGCTGAAGACAAAGCAAAAGGGAAGTGCTAACCGTTCTAAGTTGTTGCAGAAAATAGCACGAGTGCATCAACGGATTGCCGACACTCGTAAGGACTGGCACTTTAAGCTGGCTCATCAGCTTTGTGACAGAGCTGATGCCCTGTTTGTTGAGGATTTGGACTTCCGCATTATGGCTAAGGGGATGCTAGGGAAGCACACACTTGATGCTGGTTTGGGTCAGTTTACGAATCAAATCTTGCCTTGGGTGTGCTTTAAGCGTGATGTTTATTACGCCAAGGTTGACCCAAGAGGTACGAGTCAGGAATGTCCTGATTGTGGTGCCGAAGTCAAAAAAGACTTGAGTGTTAGAATCTCTCACTGTCTTGAATGTGGGTCCATCAAGCCCAGAGACATTGCTGCCGCTCAAGTGATTTGTACCCGTGGGCAACGGGGAATAGAAAATGCCTGTGGAGTCGAGGTGACGGGGAGTTCAGTACTGAATTCTAGTCAACTGGCACTGAAGCAGGAAATCTTCGGAGCAATCCGGGGAATCTCCAGCCATACCGTTAGGTTGGCTGGATGA
- a CDS encoding response regulator transcription factor, whose amino-acid sequence MLVEDEVRIAQLVELELSDAGYQVNIAHDGQVGLELAQAIQPDAIVLDWTLPNLTGLEICQHLRAAGNAVPIVFATAMDDPPHRQAAMAAGANAYVVKPYSINDLMETLTAQLPSAAA is encoded by the coding sequence TTGCTAGTTGAAGATGAAGTTAGAATTGCTCAGCTCGTTGAACTAGAATTGTCCGATGCAGGGTATCAAGTCAATATTGCCCATGATGGCCAAGTCGGTTTAGAACTTGCCCAGGCCATCCAGCCGGATGCTATTGTTCTGGATTGGACCTTGCCAAATTTGACGGGTCTAGAAATATGCCAACATCTTCGGGCAGCCGGAAATGCAGTTCCGATTGTGTTTGCAACCGCCATGGATGATCCGCCCCATCGTCAAGCAGCAATGGCCGCAGGTGCCAATGCCTATGTGGTCAAACCCTACAGTATTAACGATTTGATGGAAACCCTGACTGCTCAACTTCCCAGCGCTGCCGCTTAA